The DNA window AGAGCAAGCACCTGCCGTATACGGTCAAGTCGGAAGCGTTCTTCCACCTCACCAACACGCTGGTTTACCCACTGATGGTGTTGTTGACGCTGATGATCTACCCCGTGTTCTACATGTACAGCCCGACCGTCGGCGAAGCCCCGCTGAAGGGCCCGGCCTGGGGTCACTGGATCTTCGCCGGCACGCTCTTCGTCCTGGCAACCTGCTCGGCGAGCATGTTCTTTGTCTTCGGCCAGCGGGAACTGTTCGGCAAGCAGGCCGGCTGGAAAACCGTCCTTCATCTGCCGTTCCTGATGAGCCTGGGTGTTGGTGTCGGTCTGAACAACGCAAAAGCGGTTCTGGAAGCGATCTGGGGCGCGATCCATCGCAAGCCCAGCGAGTTCGTTCGCACGCCCAAGTACGGGACATCAGGCCAGCAGAAGTGGAAAGCCGCCCGCGTCTTCACGCCCAAGCGCCTTTGGCTGCCGCTGCTGGAAGTGGCGATGGGCCTGTACATGACCACCTGCGTCTATATCAGCATCGCCTACGGCTTCGGCTACTCGTCCGTGCCGTTCATGATCATCTTCGCCACCGGCTACCTCTACGTCGGCTGCAGCTCGCTCTGGACGCTCTGGAAGATGCACCTCGACGCCCAGCGTGAAGACGAAACCGAACTCCCCGGCGACCCGAGCACCGAACCGGCTTGAAGTGGTGTTAGGATGTGGGGGGTGAGTATCGCCGTATTCCGTAGGGTCGGCCTTGGCGGATGCGTGCGGCTCGAGAGTAATTCTGCCCTGCGATGCCATCGCGTCCGCCAAGGCGGACCCTACATTGTTGAGTTTCGCCGCTTCTTCACGATTCCTTCTCCCCCTCTTCGTGGGGCCTTCGGCCGGCGCGTGTCCAATCCTCCGGCAGCTCGTTGATCCTCTCCTCACGGCGTAGCCACCCTTTGCGATAGAACCAGTAGAAGATCCCGCCGATGGTTCCGACCGTGAGTGCCGTGGCGATCCAGAACCCCATCGGGTGGGTCAGCATCCAATCGAAGAATGACACGTCCTCTTTGAAGTTCATCCCGAAGAAGCCCGTCCCCACGGTCAGCGGCAATGCGAAGACGGTGATCATCGTCAGCGTCTTCATGATCTCATTGAGCCGGTTGCTGATGCTCGAGAGATAGATGTCGCGCGCGCCCACGACCAGGTCGCGATAAAGTTCGACCATTTCCACGATGCGGATCAGGTGGTCCTGCACGTCGCGCATGAAGACACGGGTGCCTTCGCGGATGAAGGGGACATCGCCGCGGGTGAGTTGCGCCACCACTTCCCGCTGTGGCGCCACGATCCGCCGCAGGTTCAGCAGCTCGCGCTTCTTTACAGAGATTGACGTCAGCACGCTTGGCTCCGGCCGGAGCAGCGCCCGCTCTTCAAGGTCGTCCAGCGCATCCTGCAGGTAGTCCAGGATCGGCTCGTAGTTGTCGATCATGTGGTCGAGGATGCTGTAGAGCAGCACATCCGTGCCCCGCGCCAGCACACGCTCCGGGCCGGCTTCGGCCTTACCGAGCACTTCGTCCACGCTTTTGATCCGTTCATCGCGGATGGTCACCATGTACCGATCCGAGACGAAGATATCGAGTTCCTTCGTCCGCAGCTTCTGACGAAAGGTCTCGAGGTCGGGACCGTGAAACACCATGTAGAAATAGCCGCTCTTGCAGGCATCGCCAATGTGGTTGTAGCTTTCAATCTTGGGCCGCTGGCTGTAGCCGATGGTGTCTTCGATCGCGAGTGGATGGAAGCCGAAGACGTCGTCGAGCAGCGAGATCTCTTCGTCGGTCGGCTTGCACATGTCGAGCCAGAAGGTCGTCTGCGGGTCGCGAACCGCCGCGGCGAGCGACGCTTCACTGGAGTCGCGGGACACGGTTCCGTCTGCGCTGAGAATGAATGCGGTGAGCATAGAAGTTGCCGATCTCCGAAGACCGATCGCCGAGCCGTTCGAATGCTATACTATCGGCAGGAAAGCCGGGCCGGGCTCCGGAGACGATTTTGAATCGGAAATCAGCACTTGAGTATCAGCAGATCCACTAGCGCGATCGAATTGCCCCACACCGCCGGCTGCCTGGTCTGCGGCCGCGAGAACCCGCACGGCCTGCACCTGCATCTCTATGTCGATCCGGCGACAGGCGTCGTCACCACGCGTTTCGCGCCCGGCCCTAATCACATCGGCTTCACCGGCGTCGCCCACGGCGGC is part of the Humisphaera borealis genome and encodes:
- the corA gene encoding magnesium/cobalt transporter CorA; translation: MLTAFILSADGTVSRDSSEASLAAAVRDPQTTFWLDMCKPTDEEISLLDDVFGFHPLAIEDTIGYSQRPKIESYNHIGDACKSGYFYMVFHGPDLETFRQKLRTKELDIFVSDRYMVTIRDERIKSVDEVLGKAEAGPERVLARGTDVLLYSILDHMIDNYEPILDYLQDALDDLEERALLRPEPSVLTSISVKKRELLNLRRIVAPQREVVAQLTRGDVPFIREGTRVFMRDVQDHLIRIVEMVELYRDLVVGARDIYLSSISNRLNEIMKTLTMITVFALPLTVGTGFFGMNFKEDVSFFDWMLTHPMGFWIATALTVGTIGGIFYWFYRKGWLRREERINELPEDWTRAGRRPHEEGEKES